The following are from one region of the Paenibacillus sabinae T27 genome:
- a CDS encoding spore germination protein, whose protein sequence is MEAARELGAPDDGSEDKPSGFLNFLFGSDDSESPKKSAEEDPGTEPVQGKENENRQSNDPKQNKRDKELSNSVEESIEYWHGEDRVPDSLEQTKEVLTEIMGLGASFDIVFREMTFGGTKAALLFISGFAKDVILDEILKRLTYLTPDDLSSDAFAAFMQKYIPHIQVEKSEKLSDAMIKTMAGMSALFVEGEAQVIIMDTRAYPVRGPEEPSIERVVRGARDGFTETLLSNIALVRRRLRDPGLKFELHQVGRRTKTDVAIAYIDDIADKTQVKAVTEKIKTVNIDGIPLADKQLEEAIIGEKWNPYPMVRYSERPDIVASHLLEGRVVVFVDTSPSVMVIPTTFFDLCQHAEENRQTPLMGSYLRWVRFAGIFASIFLLPLWMLFVLHPELKPAPLGFIGPHEMAKIPLLVQFLIIEFGVDLLRMAAVHTPSPLGSAMGLIAAILIGDIAVKTGLFVNEVVLYMAVATIGMFATPSYELGLANRLVRLLLLVATGLFHVAGFVIGSTLFVLLLTINRSYNSSYLWPFIPFNAKAMGAILYRQSVVSSSTRPSFNKTRDNTRMSENEGKKGKP, encoded by the coding sequence ATGGAAGCGGCCCGCGAGCTTGGAGCGCCGGATGATGGCTCCGAAGATAAGCCGTCCGGCTTTCTGAACTTCCTCTTCGGCAGTGACGATTCGGAATCTCCGAAAAAGTCGGCCGAGGAGGACCCTGGAACGGAACCCGTCCAGGGAAAGGAGAATGAAAACAGGCAGTCCAATGACCCCAAGCAGAATAAACGGGACAAGGAGCTGTCCAATTCAGTAGAAGAGTCAATCGAATACTGGCATGGCGAAGACAGGGTTCCGGATTCGCTTGAGCAGACCAAAGAAGTGCTGACTGAAATAATGGGCCTCGGGGCGTCTTTTGACATCGTATTCCGCGAGATGACGTTCGGCGGAACGAAAGCTGCCCTGCTGTTTATCAGCGGTTTTGCCAAAGATGTTATTCTGGATGAAATCCTGAAGCGGCTTACCTACCTTACACCGGATGATCTGTCCTCTGACGCTTTTGCCGCGTTCATGCAGAAATACATTCCCCATATCCAGGTCGAGAAGTCGGAGAAGCTCAGCGATGCGATGATCAAGACGATGGCGGGGATGAGCGCTCTCTTTGTCGAGGGAGAAGCCCAGGTCATTATCATGGATACGCGCGCCTATCCGGTCCGGGGACCGGAAGAGCCCTCCATCGAGCGGGTGGTGCGCGGTGCGCGGGACGGGTTTACCGAGACGCTGCTGAGCAATATTGCCCTTGTTCGCCGCAGATTGCGCGATCCGGGCCTGAAATTCGAGCTTCACCAGGTAGGCCGGAGAACGAAGACAGATGTGGCTATCGCCTATATTGACGATATTGCAGACAAAACGCAGGTCAAGGCGGTTACCGAAAAAATCAAAACCGTCAACATCGACGGCATTCCGCTGGCCGACAAGCAGCTTGAAGAAGCGATCATAGGAGAAAAATGGAATCCGTATCCGATGGTCCGTTATTCCGAACGGCCTGACATCGTCGCCTCCCATCTGCTTGAGGGCCGAGTCGTCGTGTTCGTCGATACTTCGCCGAGCGTGATGGTCATACCGACCACATTTTTTGATCTGTGCCAGCATGCTGAAGAAAACCGCCAGACTCCGCTCATGGGTTCCTATTTGCGGTGGGTGCGGTTCGCGGGCATTTTCGCTTCCATTTTTCTGCTGCCGCTGTGGATGCTGTTTGTCCTACATCCCGAGCTTAAGCCGGCCCCGCTGGGATTTATCGGTCCGCATGAAATGGCCAAGATCCCGCTGCTCGTCCAGTTTCTGATCATCGAGTTCGGTGTGGATCTGCTCCGGATGGCCGCGGTGCATACGCCTTCGCCGCTCGGCTCGGCCATGGGTCTCATTGCCGCGATTTTGATCGGGGACATCGCCGTCAAGACGGGACTGTTCGTCAATGAGGTCGTTCTCTACATGGCCGTGGCCACCATCGGTATGTTCGCTACGCCAAGCTACGAACTCGGACTGGCCAACCGGCTCGTCCGGCTTCTGCTGCTCGTGGCTACGGGGCTCTTTCACGTTGCCGGATTCGTGATTGGCTCGACTCTTTTCGTCTTGCTGCTGACGATCAACCGTTCCTACAATTCGTCTTATCTGTGGCCGTTTATACCTTTTAATGCAAAAGCGATGGGAGCGATCCTGTATCGCCAATCGGTGGTTTCTTCCAGCACGAGGCCGTCGTTCAACAAAACGCGGGACAATACCCGCATGTCTGAAAATGAAGGCAAGAAGGGCAAGCCGTAG
- a CDS encoding stage V sporulation protein AB → MTAPVEVGLNLLLGIAGGIAVGGGVIALFVVLDMIPRLAQLTGSYDKVHWYEGAMVCGSLFGTVSDFWNWKIASGPVVVTAVGLFDGIFVGMLAAALTEVLNVLPILAKRLHMTSYLFGLLMAMVFGKVAGSLFDWFVYRQ, encoded by the coding sequence ATGACGGCTCCGGTCGAAGTGGGCCTGAATTTGCTCTTAGGCATTGCTGGAGGCATCGCCGTCGGCGGCGGGGTGATCGCCCTGTTCGTCGTTCTTGATATGATTCCGCGCCTGGCGCAGTTGACGGGCTCCTACGATAAGGTCCATTGGTATGAAGGCGCGATGGTCTGCGGATCGCTGTTTGGGACGGTAAGTGATTTTTGGAACTGGAAAATCGCGTCGGGACCTGTGGTGGTAACGGCGGTTGGTCTGTTCGACGGGATATTTGTCGGCATGCTTGCCGCGGCTTTGACGGAGGTGCTGAACGTACTGCCGATCTTGGCTAAACGTCTTCACATGACTTCATACCTGTTCGGGCTGCTGATGGCGATGGTATTCGGCAAGGTAGCCGGTTCGTTGTTTGATTGGTTTGTGTATCGACAGTAA
- a CDS encoding stage V sporulation protein AA, protein MKTQSGSAIYIQLKNRVTLPHGKGVTLGDIAFLIAPPELEEKLKSLLLVQPEYSDGNLILIDTLKVIPLVKQLAPDAEIEPIGEGRTIVQISGPEEPRKPSPAMFALVWLLLFFGAALTIMNFHADVNMQEVQVRIVEMLTGRRDEHPYLFQLAYSIGIGFGMVIFFNHLFKKKWNEEPTPLEVEMFLYQKNIDQYVIHEEYRKMKHGEADKGREAT, encoded by the coding sequence ATGAAGACCCAATCTGGCTCCGCCATCTATATACAACTGAAGAACCGGGTAACGCTTCCTCATGGAAAAGGTGTGACTCTTGGCGACATTGCGTTTCTGATCGCTCCTCCGGAGCTTGAGGAGAAGCTGAAATCGCTGCTTCTGGTCCAGCCGGAATACAGTGACGGCAACCTGATCCTTATTGACACGCTGAAGGTCATTCCCCTGGTAAAACAGCTCGCGCCTGATGCTGAAATCGAGCCGATTGGAGAAGGCCGGACAATTGTGCAGATCAGCGGGCCCGAGGAACCGCGCAAGCCGTCGCCCGCGATGTTCGCCCTCGTCTGGCTGCTGCTGTTCTTCGGCGCGGCGCTGACGATTATGAACTTCCATGCGGATGTGAACATGCAGGAGGTCCAGGTCCGGATTGTGGAAATGCTGACCGGCCGCCGGGACGAGCATCCTTATTTGTTCCAGCTGGCCTATTCGATCGGTATCGGCTTTGGCATGGTTATTTTTTTCAATCATCTGTTCAAGAAAAAATGGAACGAGGAGCCCACCCCGCTGGAAGTAGAAATGTTCCTGTATCAGAAAAACATCGACCAGTATGTCATTCATGAGGAATACCGGAAAATGAAACACGGCGAAGCGGATAAGGGCAGGGAGGCGACGTAA